A portion of the Shewanella sp. SNU WT4 genome contains these proteins:
- a CDS encoding MATE family efflux transporter, translating into MRDRHGLLSAPISQVLLAMSLPNLVGMLTVLGFNLVDTFFISQLGTLPLAAISFTFPMTLVVASIAIGIGAGVATQLGRLIGSGNAARAKLFLGDALLLTFSLTALLALLGGALIDPLFSALGANAAALILIHQYMSVWYLGAPLLVLLMVGNQGLRATGDTGSPAKIMALAALINLILDPLLIFGLGPFPRLEIQGAAIASVASWVIALGLSGHLLLVKRKLIAWGGWSWQRIKHNWQQLALIARPATLMNLINPIFNALMMAILARMDLNAVAAFGAGTRVESILLLGVMALSSSLVPFIAQNLGANQPARAHQALMLSLKFVLVFQTLLYIPIALLAHPIATLFSSDPQVIEWLHLYILLLPLAYGPLGVVIIVATSLNAYHMPMASLTLNLCRLFLLMLPLAWLGAELFGVTGLLAALPLTNLVMGIGCYMLAKRLFSAPAPAKLSSV; encoded by the coding sequence ATGAGAGACAGACACGGGTTACTCAGTGCCCCTATCAGTCAGGTACTGCTAGCTATGAGCCTGCCAAATTTGGTGGGAATGCTAACTGTACTCGGCTTCAACCTAGTTGATACGTTTTTTATCAGTCAATTAGGCACGCTGCCATTAGCTGCTATTAGCTTTACTTTTCCTATGACCTTAGTAGTGGCGAGCATAGCCATTGGCATAGGCGCGGGCGTGGCCACTCAGCTTGGCCGGCTTATTGGTTCAGGTAACGCCGCGCGCGCTAAGTTATTTTTGGGCGATGCGCTCTTACTCACCTTTAGTTTAACCGCGCTACTGGCTTTACTTGGTGGCGCGTTAATCGATCCACTCTTTAGCGCCTTAGGGGCGAACGCTGCCGCACTCATACTCATCCATCAATACATGTCGGTGTGGTATTTAGGCGCGCCATTATTAGTGCTGTTAATGGTGGGCAATCAAGGACTGCGCGCCACAGGTGATACTGGCTCGCCTGCCAAAATCATGGCGTTAGCGGCGCTAATAAATTTAATCCTCGACCCGTTACTGATATTTGGCTTAGGTCCGTTTCCGCGCTTAGAAATTCAAGGCGCCGCCATAGCCTCGGTGGCATCTTGGGTGATTGCCTTAGGGTTATCCGGCCATTTATTACTCGTGAAACGTAAACTCATTGCTTGGGGCGGCTGGTCATGGCAGCGGATTAAACACAATTGGCAGCAACTGGCATTAATTGCCCGCCCCGCCACCTTAATGAATTTAATTAACCCGATTTTCAATGCCTTGATGATGGCCATTTTAGCGCGCATGGACTTAAATGCCGTGGCGGCCTTTGGCGCTGGCACTCGGGTCGAGTCCATTTTATTGCTGGGAGTCATGGCGCTATCATCAAGCTTAGTGCCTTTTATCGCCCAAAATCTTGGCGCTAATCAACCGGCGCGGGCGCATCAAGCCTTAATGCTGTCGCTTAAATTTGTGCTGGTATTTCAAACCTTGCTCTATATCCCTATCGCCCTGCTCGCTCACCCTATTGCTACGCTGTTTTCAAGCGATCCGCAGGTGATTGAATGGCTGCATCTGTATATCTTATTGCTGCCACTGGCTTATGGGCCACTGGGCGTCGTGATTATCGTGGCCACCAGCCTTAACGCTTACCATATGCCGATGGCATCGTTAACGCTCAACTTATGCCGGCTGTTTTTACTTATGTTGCCACTGGCTTGGCTTGGCGCTGAACTCTTTGGCGTGACGGGCTTATTGGCAGCACTGCCGCTAACTAACTTAGTGATGGGCATAGGTTGCTACATGTTAGCTAAACGCTTATTTAGTGCGCCTGCGCCCGCTAAGCTCAGCAGTGTTTAA
- a CDS encoding co-chaperone GroES has product MNIRPLHDRVIVKRLEVESTSAGGIVLTGSAAEKSTRGEVLAVGNGRIMENGTVRPLDVKVGDTVIFNEGYGVKKEKIDGQEVLILSEADVMAIVE; this is encoded by the coding sequence ATGAATATTCGTCCATTACATGATCGCGTTATCGTTAAGCGTTTAGAAGTTGAGTCAACTTCTGCTGGTGGTATTGTGCTGACCGGCAGCGCTGCCGAAAAGTCAACACGCGGTGAGGTTCTGGCTGTGGGCAATGGCCGCATCATGGAGAACGGCACCGTTCGTCCATTAGATGTTAAAGTCGGCGACACAGTGATCTTCAACGAAGGTTATGGCGTGAAGAAAGAAAAGATTGATGGCCAAGAAGTGCTGATCTTATCTGAAGCCGACGTAATGGCTATCGTTGAATAA
- the groL gene encoding chaperonin GroEL (60 kDa chaperone family; promotes refolding of misfolded polypeptides especially under stressful conditions; forms two stacked rings of heptamers to form a barrel-shaped 14mer; ends can be capped by GroES; misfolded proteins enter the barrel where they are refolded when GroES binds), with protein sequence MAAKEVKFGNDARVKMLAGVNILANAVKVTLGPKGRNVVLDKSFGSPLITKDGVSVAKEIELEDKFENMGAQMVKEVASKANDAAGDGTTTATVLAQAIVIEGLKAVAAGMNPMDLKRGIDKAVIAAVAELKNLSQECADTKAIAQVGTISANSDESIGQIIATAMEKVGKEGVITVEEGQALENELDVVEGMQFDRGYLSPYFINKQETGSVELDHPFVLLVDKKITNIRELLPILEGLAKTGKPLLIVAEDVEGEALATLVVNNMRGIVKVAAVKAPGFGDRRKAMLQDVAILTGGNVISEEIGLELEKATLEDLGTAKRVVITKDSTTIIDGNGDQEQIQGRVVQIKQQIEESTSDYDKEKLQERMAKLAGGVAVIKVGAATEVEMKEKKARVEDALHATRAAVEEGVVAGGGVALIRAASRIGELDVINEDQKHGVVIALRAMEAPLRQIAINAGEEGSVVANNVKNGTGNYGYNAGNDTYGDMLEMGILDPTKVTRSALQFAASIAGLMITTEAMVGEIPQASSAQDMGGMGGMGGMGGMM encoded by the coding sequence ATGGCCGCTAAAGAAGTTAAATTTGGTAACGACGCTCGCGTAAAAATGTTAGCTGGCGTAAATATTTTAGCTAACGCAGTTAAAGTGACCTTAGGCCCTAAAGGCCGTAACGTGGTTCTGGACAAGAGCTTTGGCTCACCACTGATCACTAAAGATGGTGTCTCTGTTGCCAAAGAAATCGAACTGGAAGACAAGTTCGAGAACATGGGCGCACAAATGGTGAAAGAAGTTGCTTCTAAAGCCAACGATGCTGCCGGTGACGGTACCACTACTGCAACAGTTCTGGCTCAAGCCATTGTGATTGAAGGCTTAAAAGCCGTTGCTGCTGGCATGAACCCAATGGATCTTAAGCGCGGTATCGACAAAGCTGTTATCGCCGCGGTTGCTGAACTGAAAAACCTGTCACAAGAATGTGCTGACACTAAAGCTATCGCCCAAGTAGGTACTATTTCTGCCAACTCTGACGAGTCAATCGGCCAGATCATTGCTACCGCGATGGAAAAAGTGGGCAAAGAAGGCGTGATCACCGTTGAAGAAGGCCAAGCGCTGGAAAACGAGTTGGACGTAGTTGAAGGTATGCAGTTTGACCGCGGTTACCTGTCTCCATACTTCATCAATAAGCAAGAAACTGGCAGCGTTGAATTAGATCACCCATTCGTACTGTTAGTTGACAAGAAAATCACTAACATCCGTGAATTACTGCCAATCCTTGAAGGTCTGGCTAAAACCGGTAAGCCATTACTGATCGTTGCAGAAGACGTTGAAGGCGAAGCCTTAGCGACTCTGGTAGTGAACAACATGCGCGGCATCGTTAAAGTGGCTGCGGTTAAGGCGCCAGGTTTCGGTGATCGTCGTAAGGCTATGCTGCAAGACGTAGCTATCCTGACCGGTGGTAATGTGATTTCTGAAGAAATCGGTCTGGAACTGGAAAAAGCAACGTTAGAAGATTTAGGTACTGCTAAGCGTGTTGTTATCACTAAAGACAGCACCACCATCATCGATGGCAATGGCGACCAAGAGCAAATTCAAGGCCGCGTAGTACAGATTAAGCAACAAATCGAAGAATCAACTTCAGATTACGACAAAGAAAAACTGCAAGAGCGTATGGCTAAGTTAGCTGGCGGTGTTGCTGTGATTAAAGTCGGTGCTGCTACCGAAGTTGAAATGAAAGAAAAGAAAGCCCGCGTTGAAGATGCGCTGCACGCTACTCGCGCTGCCGTAGAAGAAGGTGTGGTTGCTGGTGGTGGTGTTGCCTTAATCCGCGCTGCCTCACGCATTGGTGAGCTGGATGTTATCAACGAAGATCAAAAGCACGGTGTAGTGATTGCACTGCGCGCGATGGAAGCGCCACTGCGTCAAATCGCTATCAACGCTGGTGAAGAAGGTTCAGTGGTTGCTAACAACGTTAAGAATGGCACTGGTAACTATGGTTACAACGCTGGTAACGATACTTACGGCGACATGCTGGAAATGGGTATCTTAGACCCAACTAAAGTAACTCGTAGCGCGCTGCAATTTGCGGCCTCGATTGCTGGCCTGATGATCACTACCGAAGCTATGGTTGGTGAAATCCCACAAGCCTCTTCTGCTCAAGATATGGGTGGCATGGGCGGTATGGGGGGCATGGGCGGCATGATGTAA
- a CDS encoding tyrosine-type recombinase/integrase, with product MPLTTLEVKKMICPDDKSQVKKSDGNNLFLLVKKSGVKLWRLRFRHAGKYQEMALGKYPSISLAEARRLAEEARASLIHGINPMDERRDRKRVKTASKDKLFSTIALKWWEQQKDSWSEDHASRVKRWLLVDSKSICGLHIEEIDAGHITELMLAIEAGGASKKAPNILALINRVFGYALAHRLTRNNPAQGLPLRDILKPLPPVKHRAAIVKPNELAQLISDIDTSESGNYCAIEALKLLPRLFLRPTEIRNLKWEYIDFDERLIRIPAEEMKRGREHLVPMSKQVVQHLQEIKAVTGYSKLVFPNQRDSSKPMSKNILTNRLRDLGYPADVMSAHGFRSTASTILHEKGWNHEVIEVQLAHLTGTATSRAYNRSLYLAERKKLMQEWADFLDNLVR from the coding sequence ATGCCTTTAACTACGTTAGAAGTTAAAAAAATGATTTGTCCAGACGATAAATCTCAGGTGAAGAAATCTGACGGCAATAACTTGTTTTTATTAGTTAAAAAAAGTGGAGTCAAACTTTGGAGACTGAGGTTTAGGCATGCCGGTAAGTACCAAGAGATGGCGTTAGGGAAATACCCCTCTATATCTCTGGCTGAAGCTAGAAGGTTGGCGGAAGAAGCAAGAGCTTCATTAATTCATGGTATTAATCCTATGGATGAGCGCAGAGATAGAAAGCGCGTCAAAACAGCCTCTAAAGATAAGCTGTTTTCAACAATAGCTCTTAAATGGTGGGAGCAGCAAAAAGATTCTTGGTCAGAAGACCATGCATCTAGAGTTAAGCGTTGGTTGCTGGTGGACTCTAAATCTATCTGTGGGCTTCATATTGAGGAGATCGATGCAGGTCATATAACTGAATTAATGCTTGCCATCGAAGCAGGTGGAGCGTCTAAGAAAGCCCCTAACATTTTGGCTCTTATAAACCGAGTATTTGGCTATGCATTGGCGCATCGGCTAACACGTAATAACCCCGCTCAAGGCTTGCCGTTGAGGGATATATTAAAGCCTTTGCCGCCAGTCAAACATAGGGCTGCAATTGTTAAGCCTAACGAACTTGCTCAATTGATCAGCGATATAGACACCTCAGAATCGGGAAACTACTGCGCTATCGAAGCTTTAAAGCTGCTCCCTCGACTATTTTTAAGACCAACTGAGATAAGAAACTTAAAGTGGGAATACATCGATTTCGATGAGCGTTTGATAAGGATTCCAGCAGAAGAGATGAAGCGTGGGCGAGAGCATTTAGTCCCGATGTCTAAACAGGTGGTTCAACATCTTCAAGAGATAAAAGCAGTAACAGGTTATTCGAAGCTGGTTTTCCCAAATCAAAGGGATAGCAGCAAACCAATGAGTAAAAATATCTTAACCAATCGTCTTCGTGATTTGGGCTATCCCGCTGATGTTATGTCAGCTCACGGTTTTAGAAGTACCGCGTCAACCATCTTGCATGAAAAAGGTTGGAATCATGAGGTGATTGAAGTGCAGCTTGCTCATCTAACTGGGACTGCAACCTCAAGAGCTTATAACCGTTCACTTTATCTGGCAGAACGGAAAAAATTGATGCAGGAATGGGCTGATTTTTTAGATAACCTCGTACGGTAG
- a CDS encoding AlpA family transcriptional regulator: protein MSNKIIRLPEVKGRTGLSTSTIYLHMTKGIFPKAISLGERAVGWLEADIDQWLDERIAASKAVNNG from the coding sequence GTGTCAAACAAAATCATCCGCTTGCCTGAAGTCAAAGGCAGAACTGGCTTGTCCACCAGCACCATTTACCTGCACATGACAAAAGGTATCTTTCCCAAGGCTATCTCTTTGGGGGAGCGTGCAGTTGGTTGGCTTGAGGCAGACATTGATCAATGGCTTGATGAGCGCATTGCAGCATCTAAGGCGGTTAACAATGGGTAG
- a CDS encoding helix-turn-helix domain-containing protein, producing MGSRNNPNRIKIHRFYTVIEVSETLGVHPKTVRNWIHAGLPVVDEKRPLLIHGVDLKIHLKRRRKADIFKCEVNEMYCFKCKQPKTPDIKSLEFIAKPAGMAQMTGHCYECGCQANKYVSWRDVNQIWLELGGKLPIAEEHLILRGSALLNCPFAKEFDDEKK from the coding sequence ATGGGTAGTCGTAATAATCCTAATCGGATCAAAATTCACCGCTTCTATACCGTTATTGAAGTTAGTGAAACATTGGGGGTTCATCCAAAAACCGTACGCAATTGGATTCATGCTGGCCTGCCTGTTGTGGATGAAAAACGTCCTCTTTTAATACATGGGGTTGACTTGAAAATTCATTTAAAAAGGAGACGAAAAGCAGACATATTCAAGTGTGAAGTAAACGAAATGTACTGTTTTAAATGCAAGCAACCCAAAACGCCTGATATCAAATCTCTTGAGTTTATCGCTAAGCCTGCGGGAATGGCTCAAATGACAGGGCATTGCTATGAGTGTGGATGCCAAGCTAATAAGTACGTTTCTTGGCGAGATGTAAACCAAATTTGGCTAGAACTCGGAGGGAAATTACCGATAGCTGAAGAGCACTTAATCCTGAGAGGAAGTGCTCTCTTGAATTGTCCTTTCGCTAAGGAGTTTGATGATGAAAAAAAGTAG
- a CDS encoding tyrosine-type recombinase/integrase, giving the protein MMKKSSTNNARILHDYIKYLRDAKRQDDSTIDGAMKSINRFEECTDYSDFSKFKAKHAIGFKRSLLAKKSIVTGEKLSKATVHTATRHLKMFFQYLVTQKGYRSKINYSDIEYFNLSEKDTRIANAKRKRNVAKIEQIMQTLEAMPCSNEIEMRDRALMAFVILTGARDGAVASVKIKHVDIVEQSFYQDARDVNTKFSKTFTTYFFPVGDLPSKVLSEWIEYLIRELGYSQNDPLFPKTKLAHNKNQQFEAVGLLKEHWSNASPIRKVFKQAFEAVGLPYFNPHSFRNTLVRLGENLCRTPEEFKAWSQNLGHESVLTSFYSYGDVPDYKQAELLRKLALPAEKSSSDMEEQFKQFMKFQQMMAKN; this is encoded by the coding sequence ATGATGAAAAAAAGTAGTACGAATAATGCGCGAATTCTTCATGATTACATCAAATATTTGAGAGATGCAAAACGCCAAGATGATTCAACAATTGATGGCGCGATGAAGTCCATCAATCGCTTTGAAGAATGCACGGATTATTCTGACTTTAGTAAGTTCAAGGCCAAACATGCTATTGGTTTTAAAAGGAGTCTGCTTGCTAAAAAGTCAATTGTTACTGGTGAAAAGTTGAGCAAGGCGACAGTGCACACAGCAACTCGTCACTTAAAGATGTTTTTTCAATATTTGGTTACCCAGAAAGGGTATCGATCAAAAATTAATTACAGCGATATTGAGTACTTCAACTTGTCTGAAAAAGATACTCGTATCGCTAATGCAAAACGCAAAAGAAACGTGGCGAAGATTGAGCAGATAATGCAGACATTAGAAGCTATGCCTTGCTCAAATGAGATTGAAATGCGTGATAGAGCTTTAATGGCTTTTGTTATCTTAACTGGCGCAAGAGATGGTGCTGTCGCTTCAGTTAAAATAAAACACGTTGATATTGTTGAACAGAGCTTTTATCAGGATGCAAGGGATGTAAACACGAAATTTAGTAAAACATTCACCACCTATTTTTTCCCTGTGGGTGACTTGCCATCAAAGGTGTTGAGTGAATGGATTGAGTATCTGATTAGGGAACTGGGGTACAGCCAAAATGACCCGTTATTTCCTAAAACAAAACTGGCACACAACAAGAATCAGCAATTTGAAGCTGTTGGTTTACTCAAGGAGCATTGGAGTAATGCAAGCCCAATTCGTAAGGTTTTTAAACAAGCCTTTGAAGCTGTAGGTTTGCCTTATTTTAATCCTCACAGTTTCCGCAATACGTTAGTACGGTTAGGTGAAAACTTGTGTCGAACGCCTGAAGAGTTTAAGGCATGGAGCCAAAACCTAGGGCATGAAAGCGTGCTGACCAGTTTTTATAGTTATGGCGATGTGCCTGATTATAAACAAGCTGAACTATTGCGTAAGTTAGCTCTGCCTGCTGAAAAAAGCTCATCAGATATGGAGGAGCAATTTAAGCAATTTATGAAGTTTCAACAAATGATGGCAAAGAACTAA
- a CDS encoding recombinase family protein, which yields MRIFSYCRVSTTEQTTENQILAIRQRGYEVNDARIISETVSGSVEAMKREKFKMLTNHQLERGDMLVVLKLDRLGRDNIDVQNTINLLTDKGIKVVCLDLPVADLSSAEGKLMLQMFSAFAEFERNRIRERTREGLERVKAQGKKLGRPTADKTTQSVQAKKAEGLSQSKTAEVLGLGIATVKRHWNKA from the coding sequence ATGCGAATCTTTTCCTATTGCCGTGTTTCGACAACTGAGCAAACCACCGAGAACCAAATTCTTGCCATTCGCCAGAGGGGGTATGAGGTGAATGATGCTCGCATTATCAGCGAAACGGTTTCTGGCTCTGTTGAAGCGATGAAGCGTGAAAAGTTCAAGATGCTTACAAACCACCAGCTTGAACGTGGCGATATGCTGGTGGTCTTAAAGCTTGATCGTTTAGGTCGCGATAATATCGATGTTCAAAACACCATTAATCTGCTTACTGATAAAGGCATAAAAGTGGTTTGTCTTGATTTACCCGTTGCAGACCTTTCAAGCGCTGAGGGTAAGCTAATGCTTCAGATGTTTTCAGCCTTTGCAGAGTTTGAGCGAAACCGTATCAGGGAGCGGACAAGAGAAGGGCTTGAAAGAGTTAAAGCACAAGGCAAAAAACTCGGCAGACCAACAGCGGATAAGACGACTCAATCAGTCCAAGCCAAGAAAGCTGAGGGCTTGTCACAATCTAAAACCGCTGAGGTATTAGGTTTGGGGATTGCGACTGTAAAAAGGCATTGGAACAAGGCTTAA
- a CDS encoding class I SAM-dependent DNA methyltransferase: MSQSSNNLAAESWAIADLLRGDFKQSQYGRIILPFCLLRRLECVLEPTKEAVLAKFEQIQPMNLPEEAQEKMLLRATNGLSFFNTSKMDLSKLGESGIKANLENYLQGFSKDAREIFEHFKFMEFIGLLNDANLLYKVVQKIRTIDLSPKAISNHDMGLVFEELIRRFAESSNDTAGEHFTPRDIVRLTTSLVFMEDDEALTKPGIIRTIYDPTAGTGGFLSAGMEYVHELNPQAVMRAYGQELNPESYAICKADMLIKGQEVGNIKLGNTLSNDHLYADKFDYMLSNPPFGVDWKKIETDILKEHNEKGFDGRFGAGLPRVSDGSLLFLMHLISKLRDAADGGGRIGIILNGSPLFTGGAGSGESEIRRYILEADLLEAIVALPTDMFYNTGISTYVWVLSNKKARERQGKVQLINGADLCGKMRKSLGSKRNLMDDSDIATITRTFGNFEAVDAYNLDKAADVKSNRGRQSANPKADVPKTFASKLFATHEFGYRRITIERPLRLSAKFTDDAIASLRFASGALKPVMEWVYQHIGDEWCEAGSSGKETTYGQLASHEEAIRSKIKKDFANLKEKQIKDLLDAATWRRQQALMEKAQKLRAFFVKEIGDVQHDDFNQFAKMLTQAQKTAAAKLDAKEQKQLLDAITWKNPDAEPIVKKVLKGNANPIYGSFNYQGKVVEFETDGDLRDNENVPLNPSLSVNEINEAYFKKEVQPHVPDAWINPDKRDDQDKEIGIVGYEIPFNRHFYVYQPPRKLEDIDADLDAVTKDILALLQEVHS, from the coding sequence ATGTCTCAATCTTCAAACAACCTAGCTGCTGAATCCTGGGCTATTGCCGACTTACTTCGTGGTGATTTTAAGCAGAGCCAGTATGGCCGCATTATCCTGCCGTTTTGTTTGTTACGTCGTTTAGAGTGTGTGCTGGAGCCAACCAAAGAAGCTGTGCTGGCAAAGTTTGAACAAATTCAGCCGATGAACCTGCCAGAAGAAGCGCAAGAGAAAATGCTGCTGCGCGCAACTAATGGTTTGTCGTTCTTTAACACCTCGAAAATGGATTTATCTAAGCTCGGTGAATCGGGCATCAAAGCCAACTTAGAAAACTACCTGCAAGGCTTTTCGAAAGATGCGCGTGAGATTTTTGAACACTTCAAATTTATGGAATTTATTGGCCTGCTGAACGATGCCAACCTACTTTACAAAGTGGTGCAAAAAATCCGTACCATTGATTTAAGCCCAAAAGCCATCTCCAACCACGATATGGGCTTAGTATTTGAAGAGTTGATCCGCCGCTTTGCGGAAAGTTCTAACGATACCGCAGGAGAGCACTTCACCCCACGCGATATCGTGCGCCTCACGACCTCACTGGTCTTTATGGAAGACGATGAAGCGCTAACGAAACCAGGCATTATTCGCACCATCTATGACCCAACTGCGGGCACCGGCGGATTTTTATCGGCAGGGATGGAATACGTGCATGAGCTAAACCCGCAAGCGGTGATGCGCGCTTATGGCCAAGAGTTGAACCCTGAAAGTTACGCCATCTGTAAAGCCGATATGCTGATTAAAGGTCAGGAAGTTGGCAACATTAAACTGGGCAATACGCTCTCCAACGACCACCTATATGCCGACAAATTTGATTACATGCTGTCCAATCCGCCATTTGGTGTGGACTGGAAAAAAATCGAAACCGATATCCTGAAAGAGCATAACGAAAAAGGCTTTGATGGACGTTTTGGTGCTGGTTTACCTCGGGTGTCGGATGGTTCGTTACTCTTCTTAATGCACCTGATTAGTAAGCTGCGTGATGCCGCCGACGGTGGCGGTCGTATTGGCATTATCCTCAACGGCTCGCCGCTTTTTACAGGCGGTGCCGGTAGTGGTGAAAGCGAAATTCGCCGCTACATCCTGGAAGCCGATTTGCTGGAAGCCATTGTCGCGCTGCCCACCGATATGTTCTACAACACCGGCATTTCAACCTATGTCTGGGTGCTTTCTAATAAAAAAGCCCGTGAGCGGCAAGGTAAAGTCCAGCTGATTAACGGCGCGGATTTATGCGGCAAAATGCGTAAATCCTTAGGCTCGAAGCGCAATCTGATGGATGACAGCGATATCGCTACCATCACCCGCACCTTTGGTAATTTCGAAGCGGTTGATGCCTACAATTTAGATAAAGCCGCCGATGTCAAAAGCAACCGCGGCCGTCAGTCGGCCAACCCCAAAGCGGACGTACCCAAAACCTTTGCTAGCAAGCTATTCGCCACCCATGAATTTGGCTACCGCCGCATTACCATCGAGCGGCCACTGCGGTTATCGGCTAAGTTCACCGATGACGCCATCGCCTCGTTACGTTTTGCCTCAGGCGCACTGAAGCCGGTGATGGAATGGGTGTACCAGCATATTGGCGATGAATGGTGCGAAGCCGGTTCTTCAGGTAAAGAGACCACTTACGGCCAATTGGCCAGCCATGAAGAGGCGATCCGTAGCAAAATCAAAAAAGACTTTGCCAATTTAAAAGAAAAACAAATCAAAGACCTGCTAGATGCCGCCACGTGGCGTAGGCAACAAGCCTTAATGGAAAAAGCGCAAAAGCTGCGCGCTTTTTTTGTCAAAGAAATTGGCGATGTCCAGCATGACGACTTTAACCAGTTTGCAAAAATGCTCACTCAAGCGCAAAAAACCGCCGCGGCAAAACTCGATGCTAAAGAGCAAAAACAACTGCTGGATGCCATTACTTGGAAAAACCCAGACGCTGAACCCATTGTCAAAAAAGTGCTGAAGGGCAATGCAAACCCAATCTACGGTAGCTTTAACTACCAAGGCAAAGTGGTGGAATTTGAAACCGACGGCGACCTGCGTGATAACGAAAACGTGCCGCTAAACCCAAGTCTCAGTGTTAACGAAATCAACGAAGCCTACTTTAAAAAAGAAGTGCAACCGCATGTGCCGGATGCATGGATTAACCCCGACAAGCGCGATGACCAAGACAAAGAAATCGGCATTGTCGGTTACGAAATCCCATTTAACCGTCATTTCTACGTGTACCAGCCGCCACGCAAGTTAGAAGATATCGATGCGGATTTAGATGCCGTGACCAAAGATATTCTGGCGCTGTTACAAGAGGTGCATTCGTAA
- a CDS encoding restriction endonuclease subunit S, producing MGRYQAYPEYKDSGVEWIGQIPTDWDVVPLKRVATLKTGLTPPTENQDNYGDDENEFPWVRPEDLNDLGQAVNATKFLSASGWNMMRHIPALSTLICCIGTIGKLGYVERKVATNQQITAATFSYAHKFNFYLLLAAKNVLEETATGNVIQILNSDRLSNIKFLLLPKLEAVKIANFLDYETAKIDTLIEQQQQLIQLLKEKRQAVISHAVTKGLSSINGGPNAPMKDSGVEWLGEVPAHWELVPLKYLCNFSGGGTPSKENLSYWVGGDIPWVSPKDMKSFWLNETQDKLTEKAVKESSTNFIEQGCLLMVVRSGILQRTIPIAINTVRVTLNQDMKALSFNSRMKAEYAANFIIGNEQSLLLEWLKDGATVESIEHEYLTKSLFPVPPVKEQDEINRYIKERMDVFHNMEERASEGIKLLQERRTALISAAVTGKIDVRNWQAPTN from the coding sequence ATGGGGCGTTATCAGGCTTATCCGGAGTATAAGGATTCAGGGGTTGAGTGGATTGGCCAAATACCAACAGATTGGGATGTAGTGCCACTCAAGCGCGTTGCTACATTAAAGACTGGCTTAACACCTCCTACTGAGAATCAAGATAATTATGGAGATGACGAAAATGAATTCCCATGGGTCAGACCTGAAGATTTGAATGATTTGGGCCAGGCTGTAAATGCGACCAAATTCCTTAGTGCATCTGGCTGGAATATGATGCGCCATATTCCAGCATTATCAACGTTGATTTGTTGTATTGGTACGATAGGAAAACTTGGGTATGTAGAACGCAAGGTTGCTACGAATCAGCAGATTACTGCAGCCACCTTCAGTTACGCGCATAAATTCAATTTTTACTTACTTCTCGCTGCCAAAAATGTTTTAGAAGAAACTGCAACTGGCAATGTGATTCAGATACTTAATTCAGATCGATTAAGTAATATTAAATTTCTGCTATTACCCAAATTAGAGGCGGTAAAAATCGCCAACTTCCTCGACTACGAAACCGCAAAAATCGACACCTTGATTGAGCAGCAACAACAACTGATTCAACTGCTCAAAGAAAAACGGCAGGCCGTGATCAGCCATGCGGTGACTAAAGGCCTTTCTTCTATTAACGGCGGGCCAAACGCCCCGATGAAAGATTCTGGTGTGGAATGGTTGGGCGAAGTGCCGGCGCATTGGGAACTAGTTCCGTTGAAGTATCTTTGCAATTTCAGTGGGGGAGGAACACCAAGTAAAGAAAACTTAAGTTACTGGGTGGGTGGTGATATTCCGTGGGTTTCACCTAAAGATATGAAGTCGTTTTGGCTTAATGAAACACAAGACAAACTGACCGAAAAAGCAGTTAAAGAGTCATCAACAAATTTTATAGAACAAGGCTGTCTTTTGATGGTTGTCCGATCAGGTATCTTGCAAAGAACCATACCAATTGCAATTAACACAGTGCGTGTGACCTTGAATCAAGATATGAAAGCATTAAGTTTTAACTCAAGAATGAAAGCAGAATACGCCGCTAACTTTATTATTGGCAATGAACAATCTTTGCTATTGGAGTGGTTAAAAGACGGTGCTACCGTTGAGAGTATTGAGCATGAATATCTGACAAAAAGCCTATTTCCAGTACCTCCTGTAAAAGAGCAGGACGAGATCAATCGATACATTAAAGAACGAATGGATGTATTTCATAACATGGAAGAACGGGCATCCGAAGGTATAAAGCTTCTGCAAGAACGCCGCACCGCTCTTATCTCCGCCGCCGTCACCGGCAAAATCGACGTGCGCAACTGGCAAGCCCCAACCAACTAA